The Anaerolineales bacterium genome window below encodes:
- the nrdR gene encoding transcriptional repressor NrdR: MRCVFCGKEDAKVIDTTHDSRGGVRRRRECLDCRQRFTTYERPIVSTPLIVKHDGTREEFDREKLSRGIRISCAKRPVPASEIDRIVGEVEAALQQMNKPEISSRVIGDMVISALKELDHIAYIRFAIVYLRFDDLRSIRDEINSLLLENG, encoded by the coding sequence ATGCGCTGTGTTTTTTGTGGAAAGGAAGATGCAAAGGTCATTGATACCACCCATGATTCACGGGGTGGCGTCCGGCGACGCCGAGAGTGCTTGGATTGCCGACAGCGGTTTACGACATATGAAAGGCCGATCGTCTCGACGCCGTTGATCGTCAAACACGACGGCACGCGCGAAGAATTCGATCGGGAAAAGCTTTCCCGCGGGATACGCATCTCTTGCGCCAAGCGCCCCGTTCCGGCTTCGGAGATCGACCGCATCGTCGGTGAAGTGGAAGCCGCGCTGCAACAGATGAACAAACCCGAGATCTCCAGCCGCGTTATCGGGGACATGGTGATCTCCGCCCTGAAAGAGCTCGATCACATCGCCTACATTCGCTTCGCGATCGTCTACCTTCGGTTCGATGACCTGCGGTCGATCCGTGATGAAATCAACTCCTTGCTGCTGGAAAACGGTTGA
- a CDS encoding TrkA family potassium uptake protein gives MRKSRSRTYTRSWRASLRDTSLLLREFRDPLALFLLAIVGFGLLYYRLAAWCGEPLSGPVEGVFLVLSATFLESSGDFPQAFVLQLFHFLMPVIGVITLAYGLADFGTLFFNRRARGKEWEMAVASTFNNHIILVGLGHLGFRVASQLHDMEQDVVAVELSPTADLVANTRRLDIPVIPGDGTKEEMLEAAGIRRARTIILCTQNDSLNLQMAVKARGIRPSIHVVIRIFDDDFAAALQQQFGFQAISATGIASPVFAATAAGANITPPIMVEGIPLCFGTVAFPDGYNFRGKTLHDLEQLYRISIVFLKRQGGIEWHPSGFEKLRPGDIVGVLGKPDPINQIVHDCRDPQ, from the coding sequence ATGCGGAAATCGCGAAGCCGGACATATACCCGAAGCTGGCGTGCCAGCCTGCGCGACACCTCCCTGCTCCTCCGGGAGTTCCGAGACCCTCTGGCGTTGTTTCTGCTGGCGATCGTCGGGTTCGGCCTGTTGTATTACCGCCTCGCGGCTTGGTGCGGCGAGCCGCTGTCCGGCCCGGTCGAGGGCGTCTTCCTCGTGCTGTCCGCCACCTTTTTGGAATCCTCGGGGGATTTTCCGCAGGCGTTCGTACTGCAGCTGTTCCACTTTCTCATGCCGGTCATCGGCGTCATCACCCTGGCTTACGGATTGGCGGATTTTGGCACGCTGTTTTTCAACCGCCGCGCGCGGGGCAAGGAGTGGGAAATGGCCGTCGCCTCCACCTTCAACAACCACATCATCCTGGTGGGTTTGGGTCACCTGGGCTTCCGCGTCGCCAGCCAGCTTCACGATATGGAGCAGGACGTCGTGGCGGTTGAGCTTTCCCCGACCGCCGACTTGGTCGCCAATACCCGCCGGCTCGACATCCCGGTGATTCCCGGCGACGGAACCAAGGAAGAAATGCTGGAGGCGGCCGGCATCCGCCGGGCGCGGACCATCATCCTCTGCACTCAAAACGACAGCCTGAACTTGCAGATGGCCGTCAAGGCCCGCGGAATCCGTCCCTCGATCCATGTCGTGATCCGGATTTTCGACGATGACTTCGCCGCCGCGCTGCAGCAACAGTTCGGATTCCAGGCGATCAGCGCCACCGGCATCGCCTCGCCGGTGTTTGCGGCCACCGCCGCCGGCGCCAACATCACCCCGCCGATCATGGTCGAGGGCATCCCGCTGTGCTTCGGGACGGTGGCGTTTCCGGACGGCTATAATTTTCGGGGCAAGACCCTGCACGATCTGGAACAGCTTTATCGGATCAGCATCGTTTTTCTAAAGCGGCAAGGCGGGATCGAGTGGCATCCCTCCGGCTTCGAGAAACTCCGTCCTGGGGATATCGTCGGGGTGTTGGGAAAACCGGATCCAATCAATCAGATCGTGCACGA
- a CDS encoding 50S ribosomal protein L25: MSDIELQGNARTAVGKGLFALRNSGKIPAVIYGPGIEATPIELDAKAASTVLNSLTGSTLVRLKVGQKDYSVLLRDIQRNSVRRTILHVDFYAVPTDREIRVHVPLQFTGISAAVRDFGGILVPVLNDLEVECLPKDLVNVIQVDLAPLEKIGDSIAIENIVLPAGIRVLMDPNETVVTVTAQMAEEEVAAAPAAAVPAEVEVIEKGKKLEEGEEEEEASKEAPAKEAKQTQEPKEAKK, encoded by the coding sequence ATGAGTGACATCGAACTTCAGGGCAATGCCCGAACCGCGGTCGGGAAAGGATTATTCGCATTGCGCAATTCCGGTAAGATTCCCGCCGTGATCTACGGGCCCGGGATTGAGGCTACCCCGATTGAATTGGACGCCAAGGCCGCATCCACCGTTTTAAACAGTCTTACCGGTTCGACCTTGGTTCGGCTGAAGGTCGGCCAAAAGGATTATTCGGTTCTTCTGCGCGATATTCAGCGGAATTCGGTACGACGTACAATCCTGCACGTGGATTTCTACGCCGTTCCGACCGACCGTGAGATCCGCGTCCACGTCCCGTTGCAATTTACGGGCATATCCGCCGCCGTCCGCGATTTCGGCGGTATTTTGGTGCCCGTGCTGAACGACCTCGAAGTGGAATGCCTTCCGAAGGATCTGGTCAACGTCATCCAGGTCGACCTCGCTCCGCTTGAAAAAATCGGGGATTCCATCGCGATTGAGAACATCGTCCTGCCCGCGGGCATCCGCGTGCTTATGGATCCCAACGAGACCGTGGTGACCGTCACGGCCCAAATGGCCGAAGAAGAAGTGGCGGCGGCGCCGGCGGCGGCCGTCCCGGCCGAAGTGGAAGTGATCGAGAAGGGCAAGAAACTGGAAGAAGGCGAAGAAGAGGAGGAAGCAAGCAAGGAGGCTCCCGCCAAGGAAGCGAAGCAGACGCAGGAGCCAAAAGAAGCCAAGAAATAG
- a CDS encoding adenosylcobalamin-dependent ribonucleoside-diphosphate reductase — MSQTTAVSEKSKVNGNGRPSLEPVVLSPNARIILEKRYLRRGPDGKPAESVEEMIWRVAGYVAQAEAEFGGDVTETAKAFYEILAGLRFFPNSPTFTGAGTPLGQLAACFVLPISDDMGREESGIFQTLRNAALIQQTGGGNGFSFSRIRPKGALVNSSSGQATGPVGFLRVYDKAFGEIAQGGTRRGANMAVLRIDHPDIEEFITCKTDEKAITNFNISVGMLDSFMEAVKNDGDWSLRFPDVYAPGYRTFHGTLEQAERAGIPIRTYRTLRARDLFDKIVHQAHHNGEPGVLFLDTANRENPVSHLYDLEATNPCGEQWLGPYENCCLGSLNLSRHFGRGRSVDWEKMRKDVALSTRFLDDVVSMNVYVPAVPQLKEAAFRARRIGLGLMGLADLMYHAGIRYGSPEGQEFASQVMEFIRFHAMKTSIALARQRGPFPVIEGSVYDQTRLRWEPPRPLTPHARDFRRPDLDWGEITQGIKTHGLRNAAQCTIAPTGTIATVAGCEGYGCEPVFALAYIRHVNDNGQDLQLPYISPLFESSLKELKLDEQERQQVVEKVIQQGSCQDVQELPQAFRDRFVVSQDITAEEHVRMQASLQAFVDNSLSKTINFPPEAAETDVARAYQMAWELGCKGTTVFITGSRQQVVLETAQTAKSKGQDVSILTSPPESAPHPVTMIPTASPSSDQSIPLWYETKRPRPRRLPGSTFQVDTPLGKAFVTVNENNGLQPFEVFIATAKAGSETAAVSEALGRLISYILRLGSPVPPKDRLLEVVRQLAGIGGGRPLGFGPNRVLSLPDGVAHVLADYLEGAMPDGDSEKTGKLPPADVETLAPGQIKMKIGDLCPQCGEAAVVNEEGCRKCYSCGYSEC; from the coding sequence ATGAGCCAAACCACCGCCGTCTCTGAAAAATCGAAGGTCAATGGAAACGGCCGTCCTTCATTGGAGCCGGTGGTTTTATCCCCCAACGCCCGGATCATCCTGGAGAAGCGTTATTTGCGCAGGGGCCCCGACGGAAAGCCGGCCGAGTCGGTCGAGGAAATGATTTGGCGCGTGGCCGGCTACGTTGCGCAGGCCGAAGCCGAATTCGGCGGCGACGTGACCGAAACGGCCAAGGCTTTTTATGAAATTCTCGCCGGCCTGCGGTTCTTTCCCAACTCCCCCACCTTCACCGGCGCCGGGACGCCGCTCGGTCAGCTGGCCGCCTGCTTTGTCCTGCCCATTTCCGACGACATGGGCCGCGAAGAATCCGGCATTTTTCAAACCCTGCGCAACGCCGCCCTTATCCAGCAGACCGGAGGCGGGAACGGTTTTTCCTTCTCGCGAATCCGGCCCAAGGGCGCGTTGGTCAATTCCTCCTCAGGCCAAGCCACCGGTCCGGTCGGATTCCTGCGGGTCTACGACAAGGCCTTCGGCGAGATCGCCCAGGGCGGAACCCGCCGCGGGGCCAATATGGCGGTGCTGCGCATCGACCATCCGGATATCGAGGAATTCATCACCTGCAAGACCGACGAAAAAGCGATCACCAACTTCAATATTTCGGTCGGCATGCTGGATTCCTTTATGGAAGCGGTAAAAAACGATGGCGATTGGTCCCTGCGGTTTCCGGACGTCTACGCGCCAGGGTACCGCACTTTCCATGGCACGCTGGAACAGGCCGAACGGGCTGGGATTCCCATCCGCACCTATAGAACCCTCCGGGCGCGCGACCTGTTCGACAAAATCGTCCATCAGGCGCATCACAACGGAGAACCCGGCGTCCTTTTCCTCGATACCGCCAACCGCGAAAACCCGGTCTCCCACCTCTACGACCTGGAAGCCACAAATCCGTGCGGCGAGCAGTGGCTCGGGCCTTACGAGAATTGCTGCCTCGGATCCCTGAACCTCTCCCGCCACTTCGGCCGGGGCCGGTCCGTCGATTGGGAAAAAATGCGCAAGGATGTCGCGCTCTCCACCCGTTTTCTCGACGACGTGGTTTCGATGAACGTCTACGTTCCGGCTGTGCCCCAATTGAAGGAAGCCGCCTTCCGGGCCCGCCGGATCGGCTTGGGGTTGATGGGCCTGGCGGACCTGATGTATCACGCCGGTATCCGCTACGGTTCCCCGGAAGGGCAGGAATTCGCTTCGCAGGTGATGGAATTCATCCGCTTCCACGCGATGAAAACCAGCATCGCCCTTGCCCGCCAGCGCGGCCCGTTTCCGGTAATCGAAGGCAGCGTGTACGATCAAACTCGCCTGCGTTGGGAGCCCCCGCGGCCTCTTACACCCCATGCGAGGGATTTCCGCCGCCCGGACCTGGATTGGGGGGAAATCACCCAGGGGATAAAAACCCACGGCCTGCGCAACGCGGCCCAGTGCACCATCGCCCCCACCGGGACGATCGCCACGGTGGCCGGCTGCGAAGGATACGGCTGCGAGCCGGTGTTCGCCCTAGCCTACATCCGCCATGTCAACGACAACGGTCAGGACCTGCAGCTGCCGTACATTTCACCCTTGTTTGAATCATCGCTCAAGGAATTGAAACTGGACGAACAAGAACGCCAGCAGGTCGTGGAAAAGGTCATCCAGCAGGGTTCCTGCCAGGACGTCCAGGAACTTCCGCAGGCGTTTCGCGATCGGTTCGTCGTCTCCCAGGATATCACCGCCGAGGAACACGTCCGCATGCAGGCTTCCCTGCAGGCTTTTGTCGACAACAGCCTTTCGAAAACGATCAATTTTCCGCCGGAGGCGGCCGAAACCGACGTCGCGCGCGCCTACCAGATGGCGTGGGAGTTGGGCTGCAAGGGAACCACCGTCTTCATCACCGGTTCGCGCCAACAGGTCGTCCTGGAAACGGCACAGACGGCGAAGAGCAAAGGCCAGGATGTCAGCATCCTCACCTCTCCCCCCGAAAGCGCCCCCCACCCCGTGACGATGATACCGACGGCGTCGCCTTCCAGCGACCAATCCATTCCTTTGTGGTACGAGACCAAGCGGCCGCGCCCGCGGCGGCTTCCGGGCTCAACCTTCCAGGTCGATACCCCGCTCGGCAAGGCATTCGTGACGGTCAATGAAAACAACGGCCTGCAGCCGTTTGAGGTGTTCATCGCCACGGCCAAGGCCGGCTCGGAAACGGCGGCCGTTTCGGAAGCCCTGGGGCGGTTGATTTCCTACATCCTGCGGCTCGGGTCTCCGGTTCCGCCCAAGGACCGCCTGCTCGAGGTTGTCCGCCAGCTGGCCGGAATCGGCGGCGGCCGCCCGCTGGGCTTCGGACCAAACCGAGTCCTGTCGCTCCCGGACGGCGTGGCCCACGTCCTGGCCGATTATTTGGAGGGCGCCATGCCGGATGGGGATTCCGAAAAGACCGGCAAACTGCCGCCCGCCGATGTGGAAACACTCGCGCCGGGCCAGATAAAAATGAAAATCGGGGATCTGTGCCCGCAGTGCGGCGAAGCCGCTGTGGTTAACGAAGAAGGCTGCCGGAAATGCTATTCCTGCGGCTACAGCGAGTGTTGA